Proteins encoded by one window of Synechococcus sp. MVIR-18-1:
- a CDS encoding virulence-associated E family protein — translation MSVEKFDANRLTKEERLAVLNGSKSLVDLGAIERPHKGLPVLLTDLSPPDNPRNKNGEEKNHTAGSWANFVADRLGKKLRFNDLTGLMEYEGTSLPVDETSLLYVRAQQDGHKVQEKQCNDALLTNAYHNRFDPIRDYLEHLERDETIQPACLKSLSSSYLGTDDPLYDDILRVALLGAVHRRLDPGCQYDVVAVLKGDQGIRKSTFWKVLASPKWYCSSVPDSDKDLLLNVHSTWIFELAELENVTTKREVGQLKNLITTSSDHIRIPYGKATEEKERNSIFVSSVNGDAFLRDETGHRRFLVIECPQSFKDGESIDIEAVVRDRNQIWKAALLAYRQGDLPMLNTEQQLESNRRCGDYEISSPFEGLIERWLSLPSSPTRFTSDEALIQSGCRTEGNIKRADQQEVTNVLTKLGWSKPINKETINGFRGRFWQKTTNPTHKNDIGQGVGQQVGHL, via the coding sequence ATGTCCGTCGAAAAATTTGATGCAAACCGTCTAACCAAAGAAGAGCGCCTTGCAGTTCTGAATGGCAGCAAATCACTTGTCGATCTCGGAGCTATCGAACGACCCCATAAAGGTTTACCTGTACTACTTACAGACCTCTCACCACCTGATAACCCGAGAAACAAAAATGGAGAAGAAAAAAACCATACAGCAGGAAGTTGGGCGAATTTCGTTGCTGATCGACTCGGAAAGAAGCTCCGCTTCAACGACCTCACAGGACTAATGGAATACGAAGGAACCTCACTTCCAGTAGATGAAACGAGCCTCCTATATGTCCGAGCCCAACAGGATGGACACAAGGTTCAAGAGAAGCAATGCAACGATGCGCTGCTCACTAATGCATATCACAATCGATTTGATCCCATCCGCGATTACCTAGAACACCTTGAACGGGACGAAACTATACAGCCCGCCTGCCTCAAAAGCCTAAGCAGCTCCTATCTAGGTACAGATGATCCGCTCTATGACGACATACTCCGCGTGGCACTTCTTGGTGCTGTTCACCGACGACTAGACCCTGGCTGTCAGTACGACGTAGTTGCTGTCCTCAAAGGGGATCAAGGAATCCGTAAATCAACCTTCTGGAAAGTTTTGGCCTCTCCAAAGTGGTATTGCTCCAGTGTCCCTGACTCCGACAAAGACCTGCTATTGAACGTTCACTCAACCTGGATCTTCGAGCTAGCGGAGCTTGAGAACGTGACAACCAAACGTGAAGTCGGGCAGCTCAAAAACCTAATCACTACCTCAAGCGATCACATCCGTATTCCCTACGGGAAGGCAACCGAAGAAAAAGAACGCAACAGCATCTTTGTTTCCTCGGTCAATGGCGATGCCTTCCTTCGGGATGAAACAGGGCACCGTCGATTCCTAGTCATCGAATGCCCTCAAAGTTTTAAAGACGGTGAATCAATTGATATTGAAGCTGTGGTTCGAGACCGTAACCAGATCTGGAAGGCTGCCTTGCTCGCATACCGCCAAGGGGATCTACCCATGCTCAATACAGAACAACAATTGGAATCCAACCGACGCTGCGGAGATTATGAAATCAGCTCCCCATTCGAAGGGCTAATTGAACGCTGGCTGTCTTTGCCCAGCTCACCAACTCGTTTCACCAGTGATGAAGCTCTCATCCAGTCAGGCTGCAGAACCGAAGGAAATATCAAGCGTGCTGACCAGCAGGAAGTGACCAATGTCCTGACCAAACTCGGTTGGTCAAAACCTATAAACAAGGAAACCATCAACGGATTCAGAGGCCGCTTCTGGCAAAAAACGACCAACCCAACCCACAAGAATGACATTGGTCAGGGGGTTGGTCAGCAGGTTGGTCATCTATAA
- a CDS encoding class I SAM-dependent RNA methyltransferase: protein MNKKQAKSERIKGVSVLPQGLEEAGVTELLGLGAKAVKPLRRAVSFEADMACLYRLHLQCRLPFRLLREVARFPCDGRESLYSGIQEGLNWERWLHPSMSFRVDVTGTAPGLNHSHYSALQVKNAIVDRQRDIWGQRSSIDLEEPDVCLHVHLDREGGVLSLDGSGGSLHRRGYRAEMGDAPLKENLAAGLIRLSGWTGTTPLVDPLCGSGTLLIEAASMAAGHAPGLNRSFALEGWADFDDDLWREEKERARTRQEQGQFQPMIIGCEQDPSIAKQARNNAEAAGLSHLISIQTGDFRDLQLPEGPGTIVCNPPYGLRIGADQDLEALYGDLGAMVKTQASGWDFWLLSGNAGVTGALRMRASRRIPINNGGLDCRWLHYQVR, encoded by the coding sequence GTGAACAAAAAGCAAGCAAAATCTGAGCGCATTAAAGGCGTCTCCGTACTACCTCAAGGCTTAGAGGAAGCTGGAGTCACTGAGCTTCTTGGCTTAGGAGCGAAAGCAGTGAAACCGCTGCGTAGGGCCGTCTCATTCGAGGCCGATATGGCTTGTTTGTATCGACTTCATTTGCAATGCCGTCTTCCTTTTCGATTGCTCCGGGAAGTAGCTCGTTTTCCATGCGATGGCCGCGAATCGCTGTATTCAGGGATTCAGGAAGGACTGAACTGGGAACGCTGGCTGCATCCCTCAATGAGTTTCCGAGTGGACGTCACCGGAACGGCTCCCGGCCTCAATCACAGCCACTACTCCGCACTTCAGGTCAAAAACGCGATCGTTGATCGACAACGCGACATCTGGGGGCAAAGGTCCTCGATCGATCTGGAAGAACCCGATGTTTGCCTGCATGTGCATCTCGATCGAGAGGGTGGGGTGCTGAGTCTCGATGGATCGGGCGGCAGTCTCCACCGCCGCGGCTATCGCGCAGAAATGGGGGATGCTCCACTAAAAGAGAATCTCGCTGCTGGTTTGATCCGCCTAAGCGGATGGACAGGAACCACTCCACTCGTGGATCCCCTCTGTGGTTCAGGGACCCTGCTGATCGAAGCGGCATCAATGGCTGCGGGGCATGCCCCTGGGCTGAACCGCAGCTTTGCCCTTGAAGGCTGGGCTGATTTTGATGACGACCTCTGGAGAGAGGAAAAAGAACGCGCACGCACGCGCCAAGAGCAAGGTCAATTCCAGCCCATGATCATTGGCTGCGAGCAGGATCCATCGATCGCCAAACAGGCTCGCAACAACGCAGAGGCCGCTGGCCTTTCCCACTTGATCTCCATCCAAACGGGAGATTTCAGAGATCTCCAACTTCCAGAAGGACCGGGAACGATTGTTTGCAATCCTCCCTATGGCTTACGCATCGGAGCCGATCAGGATCTCGAGGCGCTCTACGGAGATCTCGGAGCAATGGTGAAAACCCAAGCCTCAGGATGGGATTTCTGGCTGCTCAGCGGAAATGCCGGCGTCACGGGAGCCCTCCGGATGAGAGCATCGCGACGCATCCCCATCAACAACGGTGGACTCGATTGCCGTTGGCTCCATTACCAAGTGCGTTAG
- a CDS encoding phage holin family protein — MSELPGSQESRPRGLGAAARVTALAGSVMDLHVRIALQEVSREKRRLIGGGVFLAMGGTLMLLALVAAETAFVVWSLTAFSWTLLQSLLTLAVLNVVVAGASLRIGGQLAKGPYLPQTLEGLSKTTRAVMGR; from the coding sequence ATGAGTGAACTTCCAGGATCTCAAGAGAGCCGCCCAAGGGGCCTCGGCGCTGCGGCTCGAGTGACAGCGCTAGCCGGTTCGGTGATGGACCTGCATGTGCGTATTGCTCTGCAAGAAGTTAGTCGCGAGAAGCGTCGCCTGATTGGCGGCGGTGTGTTTTTGGCCATGGGCGGAACCTTGATGCTGCTGGCTCTTGTGGCTGCTGAAACGGCTTTTGTTGTTTGGTCGTTGACCGCTTTCAGTTGGACGTTGCTGCAGTCGTTGCTCACCCTTGCTGTTTTGAATGTGGTGGTTGCTGGAGCGAGCTTGCGGATTGGAGGACAGCTGGCGAAGGGCCCCTATTTGCCCCAGACCCTTGAAGGTTTGTCCAAAACCACCCGTGCCGTAATGGGTCGTTGA